The following proteins are co-located in the Methylomonas sp. 11b genome:
- a CDS encoding GlxA family transcriptional regulator, whose translation MATHSIDSNTGDTLAQADAPGHRQIGAKTDESAIAPIPVAILVFPAASASVIFGLYDLLLSVGRDWPLIVSGQAGPQAIRPLLVAADSGPLTVCNGIPVSIDHALADCPPVAVVCVPEVNIPPSEPMAGLFDREIAWLTQRYQAGATLAASCSGAMLLAEAGLLDGHDATTHWAYCATLRQRFPKVNVHGQRSLVCSGDGQRLIMAGGGTSWLDLTLFLIARLVSVEAAMQVARLNLIDWHQIGQQPYARLAQTR comes from the coding sequence AAGCCGATGCACCGGGCCATCGCCAAATCGGCGCGAAAACCGACGAATCGGCCATTGCGCCCATACCGGTGGCAATTCTGGTTTTTCCGGCCGCCAGTGCATCGGTGATTTTCGGTTTGTACGATTTATTACTGTCGGTAGGTCGGGACTGGCCGTTAATCGTCAGCGGTCAAGCCGGCCCGCAAGCCATCCGGCCGCTGCTGGTGGCTGCCGACTCAGGCCCGCTAACTGTCTGCAATGGCATTCCAGTGTCGATCGATCACGCGCTGGCCGATTGCCCGCCGGTGGCAGTGGTGTGCGTGCCGGAAGTCAATATTCCGCCCAGCGAGCCGATGGCCGGCTTGTTCGACCGGGAAATTGCCTGGCTGACACAGCGCTATCAAGCCGGCGCTACCTTAGCCGCTTCCTGCTCCGGGGCAATGCTGCTGGCGGAAGCCGGTTTGCTGGACGGCCACGATGCCACCACCCACTGGGCCTATTGCGCGACATTGCGGCAACGCTTTCCCAAGGTCAACGTGCACGGCCAGCGTTCGCTGGTGTGTTCCGGCGACGGTCAGCGCCTGATCATGGCCGGCGGCGGTACTTCCTGGTTGGATCTGACCTTGTTTCTGATAGCCCGGCTGGTGTCGGTGGAAGCAGCGATGCAGGTCGCCAGACTGAATCTGATCGACTGGCACCAAATCGGCCAACAGCCTTATGCCCGGTTGGCGCAGACTCGCTAG
- a CDS encoding helix-turn-helix domain-containing protein has product MAEHYRSPAPVTAMARLSGLGERSLNRRFKAATGLSPLEYVHTLRLEEAKQMLEAGDQPVETIARDVGYEDAGFFNRLFQRQVKLTPAQYRKRFRGLRLSLDGPARG; this is encoded by the coding sequence ATTGCAGAACACTACCGTAGCCCTGCGCCGGTTACGGCGATGGCCCGGCTCAGCGGCCTCGGCGAGCGCAGCCTGAATCGTCGCTTCAAAGCCGCGACCGGCTTGTCGCCGTTGGAATATGTACATACGCTACGTCTGGAAGAAGCCAAGCAGATGCTGGAAGCCGGCGACCAGCCGGTCGAAACCATCGCCCGCGATGTCGGCTACGAAGATGCCGGTTTCTTCAACAGGCTGTTTCAACGCCAGGTCAAACTGACGCCGGCCCAGTACCGCAAGCGCTTTCGCGGTTTGCGGCTGTCGTTGGACGGGCCGGCTCGAGGGTAA